The window GGATTACGGCTGCGGGTCTGACTTTTTATCTGTTCCGCAAGATCAGGCGAAACATTTTTTCCGGCGCGGTTGACTATGACTGAGACAACATCAAGTCCCTTTTCTTCAAAAACCTCCACTGTTCTCTGAGCAGATTCACGTATTTCATTATCTCCGGACCGTCTGCCGTTAACAACGGTCATCACAGGGCAGCCGAGATTGCTTACTATATCGGAATTTATTTCAAACTCCAGAGCAGCCTCACCGCCGAGATAATCTGTGCCTTCGCAGAGAACAAAGTCATACTTTTCTTCAAGTTCTTTAAATTTTGCCAGAGTATTTTCCAGCAGAAGAGACTGCTTGCCTTCGTTAAGCATCCGCATCGCTTCCGAAAGAGTGTAAGCGTAGGTATCTTCGTATTCCTGTGACAATTTAAAATGCCTGAGTATAAGATCAATATCGTGATCACGCTCGCCTTTAAAATTATCATTTATTATCGGCCTGAAAATTGCCACCTTGCGCAAACGCGTCAGTAGAAGCTGCATAACACCAAGGACCACGGCAGATTTGCCGCTTCTTGACTCCATGGCGGCTATATACAGACTTTTTGACATTCAATCCTCCAAAGATTTATTGTCCCGTTTCGTTATTCGGGAGATTTAATTCGAGATAAATTTTAGGGAGACCCCCGGCAGTTGCACACGGAGGTGCTGATTTTGTCTGCCATGACTTCCGGTTATTTTTGAACGCCATTAACCGGGTTGCGAGGTCCGAGCAAACGTATGTGCCCCACCGGGGAAAGCATAATCCTACCAACTATGCTACGCGTCTCCCATGATTTTCAGAAACCCGTGAACATTAATCCTTCCCGACTTCTGTTTCTAATGCAACAGAATCCACGGGTTTCTGATGATCATAACATATTAATCCGCACTTGAGGCAGCGACCGGCTTCATTCAATGCCTCCGTCTCATCAAGTGCTCCTTCCACTTCATTAAACGAACAGGTCCGGTCATCACCATGACACAGGTGTGGCATAACGGCCCTGTTCTTAAGCTCAACCCCTTCCACTGTTTTAAATAAAGTGTAGGAAATAAGGTTGCGCTGTAATTTTTCAGGGACCGGAATACTCCCCTGTGTAATATAATAATGAATCGACCTTGCAGCTTTCCTGCCATCGCCGACCGCTGAAATAACAAGATCAGGACCAGTCAGCACATCACCGGCAGCAAAGACATCGGGAATGGCAGTCTGAAAAGTATCAGGATCAGCGGCTATGGTTTTCCAGCGTGTTGTTTCAATAGCGCACTCTGTTGAATTTTCATCATAAAGACAGCTCAGATCCGGCTTCTGACCTATTGCAGCTATTATGAGATCAGCTCTCATAAATGTTTCCGAACCTTCAATAGGTTCCGGTCTGCGCCGACCGGATGCGTCCGGCTCGCCAAGCTCCATTTCTATATATTCAACTCCGAGAGCTCTTCCATTCTCATCACCGACAACCTTTTTAGGTGCTGCCAGAAATTTATATTTAACACCTTCTTCCTCGGCTCCGATAATTTCTTCATTATTAGCCGGCATCTCTTTTCTGGTCCGGCGATACATCATTATAACTTCAGCTCCCAGACGGATGCAGGTTCTGGCGGCATCAATCGCCGTATTGCCGCCGCCGACAACTATAACCCGCTTGCCGACATCTATCTTCTGCCCGAGAGCATGCGCCGTCAGAAATTCTATACCGCCCCAGACTCCTTTGAGGTCTTCCCCTTCCGCATACATGGACCCGGCAAGCCATGCACCAAGTCCCATAAATACGGCTTCGTAACCTTCGGCTTTCAGGCTATTCAAATCAAAATCCTTGCCGAAAGATGAATTAAGCTCAACATCTACCCCCAAATCGAGTATGCCCTGAATTTCCCAGTCAAGATCAGCCTTAGGCAGCCGGTATTCAGGAATTCCGTACCTCAGCTGACCGCCGAGGGCTGGCATTGCTTCAAAAATTTTAGGACTGTGACCAAGCCGCCTTAAAAAATATGCACAGGATAAACCGGCGGGTCCACCGCCTATTACAGCAACTTTTCTTCCGGTCTCTCTGGCACATTGAATCGGCAGGTGTTCTTTCAGAGCAAGCTCTCTGTCAGCTACAAACCGCTTGAGCATGTTAATCGCCACAGGCTCATCCACATATCCTCTGCGGCAGACTTCTTCACAGGGTCTCGGGCAGACTCTTCCGCATACCAGCAGCAGAGGGTTGCGTTCTTTGATAGTCAAAACAGCACCATCATAATCCCCTGCTTTAATCTGTTCAATATATCTTGGAATATTTATCTGTCCCGGACATTTCTGGCGGCATGGAGCAAGGCAGTCGGATGTAAGGTTAAGATGCAGTAGTCCTGCGGTCATTCCGGTTATGCCGATTACTCCTCTGGGGCATATTTCAACACATTTGCCACAAGCCCGGCATTCATCAGGATCAATGACAGGAAGATTATCAGGTCCCATGTGGATAGCATCAAACGGGCAGGCCCGGACACAGCTGCCAAGTCCCAGACAT of the Maridesulfovibrio bastinii DSM 16055 genome contains:
- a CDS encoding FAD-dependent oxidoreductase, with translation MIFSSALVLLGLGFGAALILAVASKVLYVKEDPRIARVEDLLPGANCGGCGYPGCAGAAAAIVAGKSGADVCVVSDQEGIMAIAALMGQTVEEREPEIAERDCTGGSRAEERFIYEGVSDCRAQALLYEGSKTCPEGCLGLGSCVRACPFDAIHMGPDNLPVIDPDECRACGKCVEICPRGVIGITGMTAGLLHLNLTSDCLAPCRQKCPGQINIPRYIEQIKAGDYDGAVLTIKERNPLLLVCGRVCPRPCEEVCRRGYVDEPVAINMLKRFVADRELALKEHLPIQCARETGRKVAVIGGGPAGLSCAYFLRRLGHSPKIFEAMPALGGQLRYGIPEYRLPKADLDWEIQGILDLGVDVELNSSFGKDFDLNSLKAEGYEAVFMGLGAWLAGSMYAEGEDLKGVWGGIEFLTAHALGQKIDVGKRVIVVGGGNTAIDAARTCIRLGAEVIMMYRRTRKEMPANNEEIIGAEEEGVKYKFLAAPKKVVGDENGRALGVEYIEMELGEPDASGRRRPEPIEGSETFMRADLIIAAIGQKPDLSCLYDENSTECAIETTRWKTIAADPDTFQTAIPDVFAAGDVLTGPDLVISAVGDGRKAARSIHYYITQGSIPVPEKLQRNLISYTLFKTVEGVELKNRAVMPHLCHGDDRTCSFNEVEGALDETEALNEAGRCLKCGLICYDHQKPVDSVALETEVGKD